In Candidatus Palauibacter australiensis, the following proteins share a genomic window:
- a CDS encoding carboxypeptidase-like regulatory domain-containing protein, which produces MSRRLLVGLAVAALTSAFAAAAAAQQISGTVRETDGGRPVAGGFISLLNSDGEAVEADFTAADGIFSFRAPGPGQYRIRVERIGYVNWVTEPYEAAAGQPLTITVEVPPDPVRLGELRVEVTGSCLDDPSEGAALATVWEEARKALETAVWAEGRGELTFTLREYQRTLDPRHLTTLETESRTRPHVRLPPFRSLPARRLTTSGYASVDADSAIFYAPDATVLLSSEFRDTQCFGLERDEVDGEPLLGITFRPRRRRDVIDIEGTLWLDEQSAELRRVQIRYRNLPLPRNAQRRYIGADLTFDRLPDGPFYVRDWWVRFPIGSRNTRFRAGLSARPDPVLVAYHQVGGTVTDAFAGGVSFDVGEGAVTGVLRDSVSGEPLAGAEIVVRDWDDAAAFLPRPQAADVPFSAVTDQAGGFHVAGLPDGVYALGVDHPKLQAVGVRLNETRVVVEDRTSDPLELWTPSADALFARICPGSSPYGSAGAVVGFARDADTGLPVPDIEVEVVWRVRRLQGTARAAAVFEQSEYAGGVSDERGRFAICGVPLGEPAVLRVRGVDEGVALELVTRLAWRHVLVEP; this is translated from the coding sequence ATGAGCCGTCGCCTTCTCGTCGGACTCGCGGTGGCCGCGCTCACGTCGGCGTTTGCGGCGGCGGCGGCGGCCCAGCAAATCAGCGGGACCGTCCGCGAGACCGATGGCGGCCGACCCGTCGCGGGCGGCTTCATCAGCCTCCTGAACAGCGACGGCGAGGCCGTGGAGGCCGACTTCACGGCCGCCGACGGGATCTTCTCGTTCCGGGCGCCCGGCCCGGGCCAATATCGGATCCGGGTGGAGCGTATCGGATACGTCAACTGGGTCACGGAGCCCTACGAGGCGGCGGCCGGGCAGCCGCTGACGATCACGGTGGAAGTCCCGCCGGACCCCGTCCGGCTCGGCGAGCTGCGCGTCGAAGTCACCGGATCCTGCCTGGACGATCCGAGCGAGGGGGCCGCCCTCGCCACGGTCTGGGAGGAGGCGCGCAAGGCGCTCGAGACCGCGGTGTGGGCGGAGGGCCGCGGTGAACTCACGTTCACCCTCCGGGAATACCAGCGCACACTCGATCCACGCCATCTGACGACGCTGGAGACGGAGAGCCGCACGCGGCCGCACGTGCGACTGCCCCCGTTCCGGAGCCTGCCGGCCCGCCGGCTCACGACATCCGGCTACGCGAGCGTCGACGCGGACTCCGCCATCTTCTACGCGCCGGACGCGACGGTGCTGCTGTCGTCGGAGTTCCGGGACACCCAGTGCTTCGGGTTGGAACGAGACGAGGTCGACGGCGAACCGTTGCTCGGCATCACGTTCCGCCCCCGGCGGCGGCGCGACGTGATCGACATCGAGGGCACGCTCTGGCTCGACGAACAGAGCGCGGAACTGCGGCGCGTGCAGATCCGGTATCGCAACCTCCCGCTGCCGCGAAACGCGCAACGGCGGTACATCGGCGCCGATCTCACGTTCGACCGCCTGCCGGACGGCCCGTTCTACGTCCGCGACTGGTGGGTGCGGTTTCCGATCGGGAGCCGAAACACACGCTTCAGGGCGGGTCTGTCCGCTCGCCCGGATCCGGTACTCGTCGCCTATCACCAGGTGGGCGGCACGGTGACGGACGCCTTCGCGGGCGGCGTTTCGTTCGACGTGGGCGAGGGTGCGGTCACGGGCGTGCTGCGGGACAGCGTGAGCGGCGAGCCGCTCGCGGGCGCGGAAATCGTCGTCCGCGACTGGGACGACGCCGCGGCCTTCCTGCCCCGCCCGCAGGCCGCGGACGTCCCGTTCAGCGCGGTCACGGACCAGGCGGGCGGCTTCCACGTGGCCGGGCTGCCGGATGGCGTCTACGCGCTGGGCGTGGACCACCCGAAACTCCAGGCCGTGGGGGTGCGGCTCAACGAGACCCGCGTCGTCGTCGAGGACCGGACGAGCGATCCGCTGGAGCTGTGGACGCCCTCCGCCGACGCGCTCTTCGCGCGTATCTGCCCGGGGTCGTCGCCCTACGGGAGTGCGGGCGCCGTGGTCGGGTTCGCGCGCGACGCCGACACGGGGCTCCCGGTGCCGGACATCGAGGTCGAAGTCGTGTGGCGCGTGCGCCGGCTGCAGGGCACGGCGCGGGCCGCCGCCGTGTTTGAACAGTCGGAATACGCCGGCGGGGTGTCGGACGAGCGGGGCAGGTTTGCGATCTGCGGCGTCCCCCTCGGCGAGCCGGCCGTGCTGAGAGTACGAGGCGTTGACGAGGGCGTGGCACTCGAACTTGTCACGCGCCTCGCGTGGCGCCACGTGCTCGTCGAACCGTAA
- a CDS encoding VOC family protein: protein MRLQLALNVRDIDEAVDYYGKLFGAAPHKRRAGYANFAIDEPPLKLVLFENPGAAERVNHLGVEVFDDARVHEAGHRLEAAGILSEVEEETVCCHATQTKVWSDEPQGLRWEWYRVTDDTPDGEALIAPSATAPSAAACSDESETCCV, encoded by the coding sequence ATGCGACTGCAACTCGCCCTCAACGTGCGGGACATCGACGAGGCGGTGGACTATTACGGCAAGCTCTTCGGCGCCGCCCCGCACAAGCGCCGCGCCGGCTACGCCAACTTCGCCATCGACGAGCCGCCTCTGAAGCTCGTGCTGTTCGAGAACCCGGGCGCGGCGGAGCGCGTGAACCACCTGGGCGTGGAAGTGTTCGACGACGCACGGGTCCACGAGGCCGGACACCGGCTGGAGGCCGCCGGGATCCTCAGCGAGGTGGAGGAAGAAACGGTGTGCTGTCACGCGACCCAGACGAAGGTCTGGTCCGACGAGCCGCAGGGCCTGCGCTGGGAGTGGTACCGGGTCACCGATGACACGCCGGACGGCGAGGCGCTGATCGCACCGTCCGCGACCGCGCCGTCGGCGGCCGCCTGTAGCGACGAATCCGAGACCTGCTGTGTCTGA
- a CDS encoding sigma-70 family RNA polymerase sigma factor: MSERTSRALPAWSEFQRRMRRYVGGRVDPAWADDVTGDIFLRLLQRQDSLAEARDPLAWTYRVAANVIADHHRRRSVERRTLEQLGAEARAPDPDPNGGDHEALRRDLEACLLPFALELPPKYAEALLLTYFRGLTQVEAAQRLGLSVSGMKSRVQRARAMLKRQLMDCCDFELDRRGAVIDMRPRKGGRGRAGEVSRKGGRGRAGEVSRKGGREVSREGGRRGSTAGGVAG, translated from the coding sequence GTGTCTGAACGCACGTCGCGGGCCCTGCCGGCCTGGTCCGAATTTCAGCGGCGCATGCGCCGCTATGTGGGCGGCCGCGTCGATCCGGCGTGGGCCGATGATGTGACCGGCGACATCTTCCTGCGACTGCTGCAGCGTCAGGACAGTCTCGCGGAGGCGCGCGATCCGCTCGCGTGGACCTACCGGGTCGCGGCCAACGTGATCGCCGACCATCACCGGCGCCGGTCCGTCGAACGGCGGACCCTGGAGCAATTGGGCGCCGAAGCCCGCGCACCGGATCCGGACCCGAACGGCGGCGACCATGAGGCGCTGCGGCGGGATCTGGAGGCCTGCCTGCTGCCGTTCGCGCTCGAACTGCCGCCGAAATACGCTGAAGCCCTTCTGCTGACGTACTTCCGTGGATTGACCCAGGTCGAGGCGGCGCAGCGGCTGGGACTGAGCGTCTCCGGCATGAAGTCGCGGGTGCAGCGGGCGCGGGCGATGCTGAAGCGGCAACTCATGGACTGCTGCGATTTCGAACTGGACCGGCGCGGCGCGGTGATCGACATGCGTCCTCGCAAAGGGGGTCGTGGCCGCGCCGGCGAAGTGAGCCGGAAAGGGGGTCGTGGCCGCGCCGGCGAAGTGAGCCGGAAAGGGGGCCGGGAAGTGAGCCGGGAAGGGGGCCGCCGCGGGAGCACCGCGGGAGGCGTCGCCGGGTGA